The nucleotide window GGTCGTCGAAGGCGTCGAGCGGCTCGCGGAAATGCGTGACGATCTCGCGCGCGACGTGATGCGCGCATTCGACGAGATACGCGACCGCGACCACATTGCGAATGCCCTTGCGGCCATCGCTGCGCAAATAGCCTTGCAGCATGGGCTGCTGCGCGGCAGTGGAGGAAATGGGGGTGTCGGTCATGATGGTTTCGCGTCGCTCGTGGCGACGCCTGGGTTGGACCTGGGTAGCTGGATGTGCCTGTTTCGGCGGCTTCACACGGTTTCTGGCCGTGCGTCCCGTCAATGTCGAACGAATGCGTGCTCCGTATCGTGCGTGTACGTAGGCAGGTAATCGCTTTCGAGGTTGTGCGTGTGCAGATGCTCGCCGCGCGCGACGTCCGCGGTGACATGGCCGATCACCGCGCCGTAGCGCAGCACTTTTTCGTCCTTGACGAGCGCGCGGCGCGCGACCTTGTGGCCGAGATCGATCGTCGTTGCGAGCGTCACCGCCTCGCCCTCGATATCGAGCGGCGTACCGGCCGCAAGCCGCGCCCCGGCAACGAGGCAGTTGTCCTCGGGGTTCAGCAGGATCAATCGGGGGTCTGTCATGGGCGGCTCTGTCGACTATTTACTAATGAACGTATTATTCATATTCGAACCTTGCCCGGTCAAGGCATGAACTTGCCGCGAACGTCCGTGTTTTCCCTGGCCACGGAGTACCGGCCGATTCCCTGGATAATGGGATGCGAACAAACAGACATCAGACGGTCACCATGGACCCGCACGTAGACGACAAAGACGACGGCGACCGTTACCGCGCACCCGCGCTGGATAAGGGACTCGACATCCTCGAACTGCTCGCGGAGCAGAAAGGCGGCCTTACGCGCGCCGAAATCACGAAGCTGCTCGGCCGCAACGCAAGCGAGATCTACCGTATGCTCGAGCGGCTCGTCGCGCGGCAATATGTGGTGCGCTCGGCTGCCGGCGATCGCTATTCGCTGAGTCTCAAGCTCTATGCGCTCGCGCACCGGCATCCGCCGATGGAACGTCTGATTTCCGA belongs to Paraburkholderia sp. SOS3 and includes:
- a CDS encoding UxaA family hydrolase, translating into MTDPRLILLNPEDNCLVAGARLAAGTPLDIEGEAVTLATTIDLGHKVARRALVKDEKVLRYGAVIGHVTADVARGEHLHTHNLESDYLPTYTHDTEHAFVRH